The following proteins come from a genomic window of Pichia kudriavzevii chromosome 1, complete sequence:
- a CDS encoding uncharacterized protein (PKUD0A05090; similar to Saccharomyces cerevisiae YDR128W (MTC5); ancestral locus Anc_8.288) yields MNQYVKNDFFASFVQSLKRRSELSYLNLKNMSKTKSPYDSITFGNPLSLRVDSNYLSIMSISPCGRDAVLAGRKGLLVVDLDDPFAAPRWLHHETSWEVADVQWSPHASKPSWIVSTSNQKAMVWNLARPSTNAIEYVLHNHTRAITDIHFHPQNPEMLATCSVDSFVIAWDLRCPNRPVQQWSDWRSGASQVKWNYKDPNILASSHANNIQIWDIRKGALPMKSIEGHDAKINGLDWSRENKYELISCSNDMSVKFWSFDKEYEKPVYTIRTDFPVAKTRHLPFGNHACGIMPMRGGNNSLYLVNYQGKNGEDKLEPVYTFKGHHEPVKDFVWRSRHSSNSDIDDREFQLVTWSADKDLRLWPITDEIYESVNFKRNQPLPKGEKFVDFEYKSYRPEPPVSTDNKLIIRHKSQRFLGSYNGTVKTAGEFNHLNWISGIKFGQSAFQNTSDDPNSASYGDNSTRPLNLGEEFSNVGHKFPKLRFERISVSTGVLVISLNGPWSSENKDDLIFIRIEFNFPVGYPSPEAIPRFKIEDTYELKSDKKQEILTNLQNISSRLCSHKRFCLETCLRYLLGEKVDVDLELEQALDTYDLNYVSGENDELFSASQNISSNESDGSISDIGYGFEDEDDDDEEEDDDYDDEGENEGESFTAARSKKGTNVHVKKAPFDSTPVSKGCGAIWTASGHLVCFFMSKEQDKEQHLIKFGQQGFSLVRNLKRKPVSSRLQINKQSYNNDERDTDSESSDDSLAEDFNDLQYDRLYRSRVPELLRNVNNSESRHFSSNARSNVVSVVTEKSQHTSNSKNNQNKNLIKIYDFRHLIPAKMELAYEYRILGDEPSLLAQHNALVAEKYGYTTIANCWKMLSVILMKDVVIDADSAANLLKKIGRDSSNLDILNNYRFYWGFHPFGGAWLVKLMFEYFEKVKDIQMLAVLSCILYENDEIKDHPEVPINLPFSHYNKMGKPSLNHESSIVSLQRDSNPLRHDLLNGGKLSPLVHNKVSFDRRNTRSIYPASPVDAIHHRMESVSTLSSYEYDDHSFKSSSPAGDMIMNSIKVSHNRRGIRHKNTTGINLFQGSDIHSNLSVAPQLSRSVSLHSNVFSQQFSRAVPVRMNSNDKVMADEIPKVNIQMMNTTELDLYENQYCVNIESFVDLKKLEDYRRQYASILFSWGLPANRLKVLKFNYSSKSEASSNDFKEHYGAVGWCEDFKYQATESPLEKWKKFHHKNKCNYCGMAVTKRLSVCSKCNHIMHDSCALEWWETNKMDQCPSGCGCYCLNHVVS; encoded by the coding sequence ATGAATCAATACGTGAagaatgatttttttgcatCTTTCGTACAGTcattgaaaagaaggtCCGAACTTAGTTACCTCAATCTTAAGAATATGTCGAAGACCAAATCTCCCTATGATTCAATCACTTTTGGAAATCCCTTGTCCTTGAGAGTCGACAGCAATTATCTTTCCATAATGTCGATTTCTCCATGTGGTAGGGACGCTGTGTTAGCCGGACGAAAAGGTCTCTTAGTTGTTGATCTTGATGATCCATTTGCGGCACCTAGGTGGCTTCATCATGAAACTTCCTGGGAGGTGGCAGATGTGCAGTGGTCACCACATGCATCCAAACCGTCGTGGATAGTGTCCACCTCAAATCAAAAGGCAATGGTGTGGAATTTGGCTAGACCATCAACCAATGCCATTGAATATGTTTTGCACAATCACACCAGAGCAATTACTGACATACACTTTCATCCACAAAACCCTGAAATGCTAGCAACATGTTCTGTTGATTCCTTTGTAATTGCATGGGATCTTCGTTGTCCCAACCGACCAGTTCAGCAATGGTCAGACTGGAGGTCTGGTGCCTCTCAAGTCAAGTGGAACTATAAGGATCCAAACATACTTGCTTCGTCGCATGCTaataatattcaaatctgGGACATTAGGAAAGGTGCACTTCCGATGAAAAGCATAGAAGGCCATGATGCTAAAATTAATGGTTTAGATTGGAGCAGGGAAAATAAGTATGAACTAATATCGTGTTCCAATGATATGTCAGTGAAATTCTGGTCATTTGATAAGGAATACGAAAAGCCGGTCTATACTATCAGGACAGATTTTCCTGTTGCTAAAACTCGACATTTACCATTTGGTAATCATGCTTGTGGAATTATGCCCATGAGAGGAGGTAACAATTCCTTGTATTTAGTGAACTATCAAGGGAAAAATGGGGAAGATAAACTGGAACCAGTTTATACTTTTAAAGGCCACCATGAACCTGTTAAAGACTTTGTCTGGCGCTCAAGgcattcttcaaattcagatattgatgatCGTGAGTTTCAGTTGGTTACATGGAGTGCCGATAAGGACTTAAGGTTATGGCCAATAACTGATGAGATTTATGAAAGTGTaaactttaaaagaaaCCAGCCTTTACCTAAAGGTGAAAAGTTCGTagattttgaatataagTCTTATCGGCCGGAGCCCCCGGTCTCCACTGATAATAAATTGATTATACGCCATAAGAGTCAAAGATTTTTGGGCTCATATAATGGAACTGTTAAAACTGCCGGTGAATTCAATCACCTGAACTGGATTTCAGGTATTAAGTTTGGACAATCGGCATTTCAAAATACTAGCGATGATCCAAATAGTGCTTCTTATGGCGATAACAGCACACGCCCTCTTAACCTGGGTGAAGAATTTAGTAATGTCGGCCATAAATTTCCCAAACTTCgttttgaaagaatttcAGTATCCACAGGTGTTTTGGTAATATCACTAAATGGACCTTGGTCTTCGGAAAACAAAGATGATTTGATCTTTATCAGAATAGAATTTAACTTTCCTGTTGGGTATCCTTCTCCAGAGGCTATACCTCGCTTTAAGATTGAGGACACTTATGAATTAAAATCAGACAAGAAGCAAGAAATTTTGACTAACTTgcaaaatatttcaagCAGATTATGCTCACACAAGAGGTTTTGCTTGGAAACATGTTTAAGGTATTTACTCGGCGAGAAGGTTGACGTTGATTTGGAACTGGAGCAAGCATTAGATACTTATGACCTAAACTATGTGTCGGGGGAAAACGACGAATTGTTTTCTGCAAGTCAAAATATCTCAAGTAACGAAAGCGATGGCTCTATATCGGATATTGGGTATggttttgaagatgaagatgatgacgatgaggaggaggatgaCGATTACGATGATGAAGGAGAGAATGAAGGTGAAAGTTTCACCGCTGCTAGAAGTAAAAAAGGCACCAATGTTCATGTGAAGAAGGCACCATTTGATAGTACCCCCGTTTCTAAAGGATGTGGTGCAATCTGGACAGCGAGTGGCCACCTCGTTTGCTTTTTCATGTCCAAAGAGCAAGACAAAGAGCAGCACCTTATAAAATTTGGCCAACAGGGATTTAGCCTTGTTCGAAACCTTAAAAGGAAACCTGTTAGTAGCAGGCTGCAAATAAATAAGCAAAGTTacaataatgatgaaagaGACACAGACTCAGAGTCATCTGATGACAGCTTGGCTGAAGATTTTAATGATCTCCAGTACGATAGACTATATAGGTCTAGAGTTCCTGAGTTGCTCAGGAATGTAAACAACTCGGAATCAAGGCATTTCTCCTCAAACGCCAGAAGCAATGTTGTTTCAGTAGTTACTGAAAAATCACAACATACTAGTAACTCCAAAAATAACCAGAATAAGAATCTCATAAAAATTTACGATTTCAGACATTTGATTCCTGCTAAAATGGAACTAGCATACGAATATCGAATTTTAGGAGATGAGCCATCTCTACTGGCACAACATAATGCACTGGTTGCAGAAAAGTACGGTTATACTACAATTGCGAATTGTTGGAAAATGCTGTCGGTCATTCTAATGAAAGATGTGGTTATAGATGCCGACAGTGCAGCTAATCTTCTGAAGAAAATAGGAAGAGATTCTAGTAATCTTGATATACTCAATAATTATAGGTTTTACTGGGGATTTCATCCGTTTGGAGGTGCTTGGTTAGTTAAACTTATGTTTGagtattttgaaaaagtcaaaGATATACAAATGCTTGCGGTATTGTCGTGTATTCTATATGAAAACGACGAAATCAAGGACCACCCAGAAGTTCCGATCAACCTACCATTTAGTCATTATAACAAAATGGGGAAACCTAGCTTAAACCACGAAAGTAGCATTGTTTCTTTACAGAGAGATAGCAACCCATTACGACATGACTTACTCAATGGTGGTAAGTTGTCTCCCTTGGTGCATAACAAAGTGTCATTTGATCGGAGAAATACTAGAAGCATTTATCCTGCTAGCCCTGTCGATGCAATTCATCACCGTATGGAGTCAGTAAGCACTTTATCATCATATGAATATGATGATCATAGTTTTAAAAGTTCTTCACCTGCTGGTGATATGATTATGAATTCTATTAAAGTTTCTCACAATAGGCGTGGTATTAGGCATAAGAACACCACAGGTATAAATTTATTCCAAGGATCAGATATCCACTCAAATCTCAGTGTTGCGCCTCAATTATCAAGGTCTGTCTCCCTGCACTCAAACGTGTTTAGCCAGCAATTTTCTAGGGCCGTTCCTGTAAGAATGAATTCTAATGATAAAGTCATGGCAGACGAAATACCCAAGGTTAATATCCAGATGATGAACACAACAGAGTTGGATTTGTACGAAAATCAATATTGTGTCAATATTGAGTCTTTTGTcgatttgaaaaagttagAAGATTACAGGAGACAATACGCATCTATTTTGTTTAGCTGGGGATTGCCTGCTAACCGACTAAAAGTCCTTAAATTCAATTATAGTTCAAAAAGTGAAGCCAGCAGTAATGATTTTAAGGAGCATTATGGCGCAGTTGGGTGGTGTGAAGATTTCAAGTACCAGGCCACCGAATCTCCCTtggaaaaatggaaaaagtTTCACCACAAAAATAAGTGCAATTATTGTGGCATGGCTGTAACTAAGAGACTATCAGTGTGCAGTAAATGTAATCATATAATGCATGACTCATGTGCACTGGAATGGTGGGAGACGAATAAGATGGACCAGTGTCCTAgtggttgtggttgttaCTGTTTAAACCATGTAGTGTCTTAA
- a CDS encoding uncharacterized protein (PKUD0A05100): MPGQKRRSESKRKFFRAITSRISHHNHVTSPEKDNIKGEPIHSQYQEISNTHNTLGKTNISGNPLSEHCKAAQDYPCPGNDHNTSIQDETQAIKSLSQSIPATKGRDNSNYSYLESMKKAPAKKRSASRPESITPTLNLKLKNSKIRNILCNSSATNERGGKFLDIEACSPASANSEASFLSKTESLIINNESKNDMDEYDYKTFSTNHPLRLSKVKAFEQGEMTTKMFFSKFNSNCIKNKDCNKRNTYTRHSTDERLILQVPGISKEHSASMLGYKDESLSAQGAHESRKLTQGGGTHNNAERRILMMKKALKPMSQDDIAYVRLKNSELPNVFQNSSEFLTNLEPQEIEFWELMNKEFEEEMEALREEFSYKMEERSALVDESIIQLLKQARGSYSTLDRGKVCLDSEIGQVIQKRVKGIFHEEEMFRLTLG; the protein is encoded by the coding sequence ATGCCTGGACAAAAGAGGCGATCGGAAagcaaaaggaaatttttTCGTGCAATAACATCCAGGATATCACACCATAACCATGTCACATCTCCAGAAAAGGATAACATTAAGGGAGAACCAATTCATAGTCAATACCAAGAGATCTCTAATACACACAATACACTAGGAAAAACTAACATCTCGGGGAACCCTCTCTCTGAGCATTGTAAGGCTGCACAAGATTATCCATGCCCTGGAAACGATCATAACACCAGCATACAAGATGAGACACAGGCCATTAAGTCTCTGAGTCAATCGATCCCTGCCACGAAAGGAAGGGACAATTCCAACTATTCTTACCTGGAAAGTATGAAGAAAGCTCCAGCTAAGAAAAGAAGTGCCTCCAGACCTGAGTCTATTACTCCAACTCTAAACTTGAAACtcaaaaacagcaaaatACGAAATATCCTTTGTAATTCATCTGCTACAAATGAAAGAGGTGGAAAATTTCTAGATATAGAAGCCTGTTCCCCTGCAAGTGCCAATTCCGAAGCGTCCTTTTTAAGCAAAACGGAGAGTCTAATTATTAATAACGAAAGTAAAAATGATATGGATGAATATGATTATAAGACGTTCAGCACAAACCATCCTTTAAGGTTATCTAAGGTGAAGGCATTTGAACAAGGGGAAATGACAACCAAGATGTTCTTCTCGAAATTCAATTCCAACTgcataaaaaataaagattgTAATAAGAGGAATACGTATACTAGGCATTCTACTGACGAAAGGTTAATTTTGCAGGTTCCaggaatttcaaaagagCACAGTGCTTCCATGTTAGGGTATAAGGATGAAAGCCTATCGGCTCAAGGTGCACATGAAAGTAGGAAACTTACACAGGGAGGGGGGACTCACAACAATGCCGAGCGTCgaatattgatgatgaagaaggcATTGAAACCAATGTCTCAAGATGATATTGCCTATGTCAGGTTGAAAAACTCGGAGCTTCCAAACGTTTTCCAGAATTCGTCTGAATTTCTTACCAATTTAGAACCACAAGAGATTGAGTTCTGGGAGTTGATGAATAAGGAATTCGAGGAAGAAATGGAGGCCCTAAGAGAAGAATTTTCTTACAAAATGGAAGAACGTAGTGCACTTGTGGACGAAAGTATCATACAGTTACTTAAACAGGCCCGGGGAAGTTATTCAACTCTTGATAGGGGAAAAGTCTGCTTAGACTCTGAAATTGGGCAAGTCATACAGAAGCGGGTAAAGGGAATATTCCATGAGGAAGAGATGTTTCGTCTTACCCTTGGATGA
- a CDS encoding uncharacterized protein (PKUD0A05110; similar to Saccharomyces cerevisiae YDR129C (SAC6); ancestral locus Anc_8.290), with protein MNVIKLQKKFPILDQSELFGLIEDFRNIDIDEKGWADKKDVIENVSKSGKASYDEVREALKNVSVDASGHVELDDFVELNAKLKEMKSGSGANAPSSGVAIPGAENSETFVRNKAKVVLGSGGRTLHTIDDEERVEFTRHINSVLAGDALVGNRVPFDLDTFQLFDECTDGLVLSSLINDSVPDTIDTRVLNLPKNGKALNNFKLLENANIVLNSAKAIGCIVVNVHSEDIIDGKEHLILGLIWQIIRRGLLSKIDIKLHPELYRLLEDDETLEQFLRLPPEKILLRWFNYHLAAAGWNRRVNNFSQDVSDGENYTILLNQLAPQLCSKAPLQTPDLLQRAEQILVNADKLECRKYLTPKALVAGNPKLNLAFVAHLFNTHPGLDPIAEEEKPEIEEFDAEGEREARVFTLWLNSLDVQPPVVSLFEDLKDGTILLEAYDKVMPGSVDWRHINKRPTNGGELSRFKALENTNYCVAIGQANRFSLVGIEGSDIIDGNKVLTLGLVWQLMRRNINNTLSSLSINGREVSDMDILKWANTMAAKGGKSSGIRSFKDPSLSTGVFLLDVLNGIKPGYVDYDIVTPGNTDEDKYANARLAISIARKLGALIWLVPEDINEVRSRLILTFVGSLMSLRE; from the exons ATGAACGTGATCAAACTGCAA aagaaatttccaattcttgATCAATCCGAGTTATTTGGTCTCATAGAAGACTTTCGGAACATCGACATTGATGAGAAGGGATGGGCAGACAAGAAGGACgtcattgaaaatgtttccAAGAGTGGCAAAGCATCTTATGATGAAGTGAGAGAAGCGCTTAAAAATGTTTCCGTTGATGCCTCAGGACATGTTGAACTTGACGactttgttgaattgaaCGCCAAGTTAAAGGAAATGAAATCAGGAAGTGGGGCAAACGCTCCAAGCTCCGGTGTTGCAATTCCAGGAGCAGAAAATAGTGAAACATTTGTGCGTAACAAGGCGAAAGTTGTGCTAGGTTCTGGTGGTAGGACTTTACATACGATTGATGACGAAGAACGTGTAGAATTCACCAGACATATAAACTCCGTTTTGGCAGGTGACGCATTGGTGGGCAATCGTGTTCCTTTCGATTTAGATACTTTCCAACTATTTGATGAATGTACCGACGGTTTAGTGTTGTCTTCGTTGATTAATGACTCGGTTCCTGACACAATCGATACTAGAGTTCTGAATCTTCCTAAAAATGGTAAAGCTTTGAACAACTTTAAATTGTTGGAAAATGCTAATATTGTTTTGAACTCTGCTAAGGCTATTGGATGTATTGTCGTCAATGTTCACTCTGAAGATATTATCGATGGTAAAGaacatttgattttaggTCTTATATGGCAAATCATCCGTAGAGGTTTGTTGAGCAAGATTGACATCAAATTACATCCTGAACTTTACAGGTTattggaagatgatgaaaccTTGGAACAATTTCTAAGATTACCTCCTGAAAAGATCTTGCTAAGATGGTTCAACTACCATTTAGCTGCGGCCGGATGGAATAGAAGAGTCAACAATTTTTCCCAAGATGTTTCTGATGGTGAAAACTACACCATTTTATTGAATCAACTTGCACCTCAATTATGCTCCAAAGCACCTTTACAAACCCCTGATTTGCTGCAAAGGGCTGAGCAAATTTTAGTCAACGCTGATAAATTGGAATGTAGAAAGTATTTAACACCAAAGGCCTTGGTAGCCGGTAACCCTAAGTTGAACTTGGCCTTTGTAGCTCACCTGTTCAATACTCACCCAGGCTTAGATCCTAtagcagaagaagaaaaaccagagattgaagaatttgatgcTGAAGGTGAAAGAGAGGCCAGAGTCTTCACATTGTGGTTAAACTCCTTAGACGTGCAACCACCGGTAGTGTCActttttgaagatttaaAGGATGGAACTATTTTGTTAGAAGCATATGACAAAGTTATGCCTGGTTCTGTAGATTGGAGACATATCAATAAAAGGCCAACAAATGGTGGTGAATTGTCAAGGTTCAAAGCTCTTGAAAATACAAACTATTGCGTTGCGATTGGTCAAGCAAATCGGTTCTCATTGGTTGGTATTGAAGGCTCTGATATTATTGATGGTAATAAGGTATTAACTTTGGGATTAGTTTGGCAATTAATGAGAAGAAATATTAACAACACTTTATCATCTTTATCTATTAATGGTAGAGAAGTTTCGGATATGGATATTCTCAAGTGGGCCAACACCATGGCAGCTAAAGGTGGTAAGTCATCGGGTATCCGGTCTTTCAAAGATCCCTCGTTGTCTACCggtgtttttttgttggacGTATTGAACGGTATCAAACCTGGTTACGTTGATTATGACATTGTTACCCCAGGCAATACAGATGAAGATAAATATGCAAACGCAAGGCTTGCAATTTCCATTGCAAGAAAGCTGGGCGCACTAATTTGGTTAGTTCCGGAAGATATTAACGAAGTTAGATCAAGGTTGATTTTGACTTTTGTTGGATCTTTAATGTCCTTACGTGAATGA
- a CDS encoding uncharacterized protein (PKUD0A05120; similar to Saccharomyces cerevisiae YLR100W (ERG27); ancestral locus Anc_8.289) — MTKGHIRALITGTSGNLGINIAKRLIKEVPADIRLTIIVTSRTLANANQTIAQLNEYNLQEVRREGVLDFDYSLLDFTDMVSILAAVYELSKSHECLDYVFLNAAQGVYDGIDWIGATVECCTNPIKGVTYPTYKIQRVGVKSNDGLGLVFQANVFGPYYFIHKLIQYKMFEKSVDARIIWISSVMSKPSYLSMDDLQLLKSHESYEGSKRLIDLIHLATYEKLEKQYGIKQYLTHPGILTSFSFFKFLNPFTYYGMLLLFYIARLLGSPWHNIHGWIAANSQIFTSLYANPSDDLQNVKYGSASRWNGREYIKIEEIDPTGKEDVLKYFEVLTSEWDLKLKDQIVNTRCSSFSDLMETK, encoded by the coding sequence ATGACAAAGGGACATATTAGGGCGTTAATAACCGGGACTTCGGGTAATTTGGGAATAAATATTGCCAAGAGACTCATTAAGGAAGTCCCTGCAGATATTAGACTTACAATTATTGTCACATCACGAACACTAGCAAATGCGAATCAAACTATAGCGCAGTTGAACGAGTACAATCTGCAAGAGGTTAGGAGAGAAGGAGTGCTAGACTTCGATTATTCGTTGCTGGATTTCACCGATATGGTGTCAATTTTAGCTGCTGTTTACGAATTGAGCAAATCTCATGAATGCCTTGATTATGTCTTTCTTAATGCAGCCCAGGGCGTTTACGATGGAATTGATTGGATTGGTGCAACAGTTGAATGTTGTACAAACCCAATCAAAGGTGTCACTTACCCAACCTATAAGATCCAAAGAGTTGGTGTGAAGTCCAACGACGGTTTAGGGTTGGTTTTCCAAGCAAACGTTTTCGGCCCTTACTATTTCATCCATAAGTTGATCCAGTATaaaatgtttgaaaaatctgttGATGCAAGGATAATTTGGATAAGTAGTGTCATGTCTAAACCATCATACTTATCGATGGATGATCTACAACTATTGAAATCACATGAAAGTTATGAAGGATCCAAGAGATTAATTGATTTGATCCATTTAGCAACATATGAGAAACTAGAAAAACAATACGGTATAAAGCAGTACCTAACACATCCTGGTATTCTAACAtcgttttcatttttcaagttcttgAATCCATTCACTTATTATGGTATGTTGCTTCTCTTTTACATTGCCAGATTATTAGGTTCACCTTGGCACAATATCCATGGTTGGATCGCAGCAAACTCTCAAATCTTCACCTCTCTATATGCAAATCCAAGCGATGATTTGCAGAATGTTAAATATGGTAGTGCCAGTCGCTGGAATGGGAGGGAGTATattaaaattgaagagattgatCCTACTGGCAAAGAAGATGTCTTGAAgtattttgaagttttaaCGTCCGAATGGGATCTAAAGCTAAAAGACCAGATAGTGAACACTAGATGCTCTAGTTTCAGTGATTTAATGGAGACAAAGTAA
- a CDS encoding uncharacterized protein (PKUD0A05130; Pfam Domains: Pkinase(3.1e-93)|Pkinase_Tyr(1.5e-21)), translating into MQEQNFVFNIRDYKVISVIGQGAYGVVAVGHKHNSDEMVAIKKIEPFDRSLFCLRTLREVKFLKRFNHPNIIKILDIQKPTSFESFKDVYLVQEYMDADLHTVIRTHQLSNNHMVYMLYQLLKGVKYLHSAGIIHRDLKPANLLVNEKCDLKICDFGLARFENDVTKDKNTFLTEYVATRWYRAPEIMLSLAQYSKAIDIWSIGCILAEMILREPIFPGKDYRHQLLLIFEVLGTPSEQDMESIKLQRARDYIKTHASSQRKIPMKKIFRKAHPEAIDFIEKTLTFNPDKRMTIQDCLEHPYVYEFRDPSTEVESEPVPSDFFFFDEFKDQLELIDLKRMLYAETVTD; encoded by the coding sequence ATGCAGGAACAGAATTTTGTGTTCAATATCAGAGACTACAAAGTCATTAGTGTTATAGGGCAAGGTGCCTATGGGGTAGTTGCTGTTGGGCATAAGCATAACAGTGACGAGATGGTGGCCATTAAGAAAATTGAGCCTTTCGATCGTAGTCTCTTTTGTCTGAGAACACTAAGAGAAGTTAAGTTTCTCAAAAGGTTCAACCATCCAAACATTATCAAGATTTTAGACATTCAGAAGCCGACAAGCTTTGAAAGTTTTAAAGATGTCTATCTTGTACAAGAATACATGGATGCAGATTTGCATACGGTCATCAGAACCCATCAATTGAGTAATAATCATATGGTCTATATGCTCTACCAGCTCTTAAAAGGTGTCAAGTACTTACATAGTGCAGGAATCATTCATAGAGATTTGAAACCAGCAAATCTGCTAGTCAACGAGAAATGTGATTTAAAGATTTGCGATTTTGGATTGGCAcgatttgaaaatgatgtcACTAAGGACAAAAACACCTTTCTTACCGAATATGTGGCCACTAGATGGTACAGAGCGCCTGAAATTATGCTATCACTTGCCCAATATTCAAAGGCAATCGATATATGGTCAATAGGTTGCATTTTGGCCGAAATGATTTTAAGGGAACCCATTTTCCCGGGGAAGGATTACAGGCaccaattgttgttgatattcGAAGTTTTGGGCACGCCAAGCGAGCAAGACATGGAGAGTATTAAATTACAAAGAGCAAGGGATTACATTAAAACGCATGCCAGCTCTCAACGTAAGATCCccatgaagaaaatattcCGCAAAGCACACCCAGAAGCCATCGATTTCATTGAAAAGACCCTGACTTTCAATCCTGATAAGAGAATGACGATTCAAGATTGTCTTGAGCACCCATACGTCTACGAATTCCGAGATCCCTCAACCGAAGTGGAATCGGAACCCGTTCCCAGcgattttttcttctttgacGAGTTCAAAGACCAACTAGAGCTGATTGACCTCAAGAGAATGTTGTATGCCGAAACTGTCACCGACTGA